In Nycticebus coucang isolate mNycCou1 chromosome 9, mNycCou1.pri, whole genome shotgun sequence, the following are encoded in one genomic region:
- the SLC29A1 gene encoding equilibrative nucleoside transporter 1 isoform X1, whose product MTTNHQPQDRYKAVWLIFFMLGLGTLLPWNFFMTATQYFTNRLDKSENMSLVTARPSKDIQASAAPAAHLPARNSLSAIFNNVMTLCAMLPLLLFTCLNSFLHQRIPQSVRILGSLVAILLVFLITAILVKVQLDALPFFVITMIKIMLINSFGAILQGSLFGLAGLLPASYTAPIMSGQGLAGLFSSVAMICAITSGSELSESAFGYFITACVVIILTIICYLGLPRLEFYRYYQQLKLEGPGEREMKLDLITQGEEPRAGKEESRVSASNSEPTNKSHPIRAILKNISVLAFSVCFIFTITIGMFPAVTVDVKSSIAGTSNWGAYFIPVSCFLTFNIFDWLGRSLTAIVMWPGKDSRWLPGLVLARLLFVPLLMLCNVQPRQHLAVVFEHDAWFIIFMAAFAFSNGYLASLCMCFGPKKVKPAEAETAGAIMAFFLCLGLALGAVFSFLFRAIV is encoded by the exons ATGACTACCAATCACCAGCCTCAGGACAG aTACAAAGCTGTCTGGCTTATCTTCTTCATGCTGGGTCTGGGGACACTACTACCCTGGAATTTTTTCATGACGGCCACTCAG TATTTCACAAATCGCCTAGACAAGTCCGAGAATATGTCCTTGGTCACTGCCAGACCGAGCAAGGATATCCAGGCCTCAGCTGCCCCCGCAGCACACTTGCCAGCGCGGAACTCTCTCAGTGCCATCTTTAACAATGTCATGACCTTATGTGCCATGCTGCCCCTGCTGCTCTTCACCTGTCTCAACTCCTTCCTGCATCAGAG GATCCCCCAGTCTGTACGGATCCTGGGCAGCCTGGTGGCCATCCTGCTGGTGTTCCTGATTACTGCCATCCTGGTGAAGGTGCAGCTGGATGCTCTGCCCTTCTTTGTTATCACCATGATCAAGATCATGCTCATTAACT CATTTGGTGCCATCCTGCAGGGCAGCCTATTCGGTCTGGCTGGCCTTCTGCCCGCTAGCTACACAGCCCCCATCATGAGTGGCCAGGGCCTGGCAGGCCTCTTCTCCTCGGTGGCTATGATCTGCGCCATTACCA GTGGCTCGGAACTGTCAGAAAGTGCCTTCGGCTACTTTATCACAGCCTGTGTCGTTATCATTTTGACCATCATCTGTTACCTGGGTCTTCCCCGCCTG GAATTCTACCGCTACTACCAGCAGCTCAAGCTCGAAGGGCCTGGGGAGCGGGAGATGAAGTTGGACCTCATTACCCAAG GAGAGGAGCCAAGAGCAGGCAAAGAAGAGTCCAGAGTTTCAGCCTCCAACTCTGAGCCCACCAACAAAAGCCACCCTATCCGAGCCATCCTCAAAAAC atctcagtcctggccttttctgtttgcttcatcTTCACTATCACCATTGGGATGTTTCCCGCTGTGACCGTTGATGTCAAGTCCAGCATCGCGGGCACCAGCAACTGGG GAGCCTACTTCATTCCTGTGTCCTGTTTCTTGACTTTCAATATCTTTGACTGGCTGGGCCGGAGCCTCACAGCTATAGTCATGTGG CCTGGAAAGGACAGCCGCTGGTTGCCAGGTCTGGTGCTGGCCCGGCTGCTGTTCGTGCCCCTGCTGATGCTATGCAACGTCCAGCCCCGCCAGCACCTGGCTGTGGTCTTTGAGCATGACGCCTGGTTCATCATCTTCATGGCCGCCTTTGCCTTCTCCAATGGCTACCTTGCCAGTCTCTGCATGTGCTTTGGGCCCAA GAAAGTGAAGCCAGCTGAGGCAGAGACAGCAGGAGCCATCATggccttctttctgtgtctgggcCTGGCACTGGGGGCTGTCTTCTCCTTCCTGTTCCGGGCAATTGTGTGA
- the SLC29A1 gene encoding equilibrative nucleoside transporter 1 isoform X4, whose product MPLPKSLQVPEGEISQPGKTKNTITMTTNHQPQDRYKAVWLIFFMLGLGTLLPWNFFMTATQYFTNRLDKSENMSLVTARPSKDIQASAAPAAHLPARNSLSAIFNNVMTLCAMLPLLLFTCLNSFLHQRIPQSVRILGSLVAILLVFLITAILVKVQLDALPFFVITMIKIMLINSFGAILQGSLFGLAGLLPASYTAPIMSGQGLAGLFSSVAMICAITSGSELSESAFGYFITACVVIILTIICYLGLPRLEFYRYYQQLKLEGPGEREMKLDLITQGEEPRAGKEESRVSASNSEPTNKSHPIRAILKNISVLAFSVCFIFTITIGMFPAVTVDVKSSIAGTSNWGAYFIPVSCFLTFNIFDWLGRSLTAIVMWPGKDSRWLPGLVLARLLFVPLLMLCNVQPRQHLAVVFEHDAWFIIFMAAFAFSNGYLASLCMCFGPKKVKPAEAETAGAIMAFFLCLGLALGAVFSFLFRAIV is encoded by the exons ATGCCCCTTCCAAAGTCTCTGCAG GTGCCAGAGGGAGAGATCAGTCAGCCAGGCAAAACCAAGAACACCATCACCATGACTACCAATCACCAGCCTCAGGACAG aTACAAAGCTGTCTGGCTTATCTTCTTCATGCTGGGTCTGGGGACACTACTACCCTGGAATTTTTTCATGACGGCCACTCAG TATTTCACAAATCGCCTAGACAAGTCCGAGAATATGTCCTTGGTCACTGCCAGACCGAGCAAGGATATCCAGGCCTCAGCTGCCCCCGCAGCACACTTGCCAGCGCGGAACTCTCTCAGTGCCATCTTTAACAATGTCATGACCTTATGTGCCATGCTGCCCCTGCTGCTCTTCACCTGTCTCAACTCCTTCCTGCATCAGAG GATCCCCCAGTCTGTACGGATCCTGGGCAGCCTGGTGGCCATCCTGCTGGTGTTCCTGATTACTGCCATCCTGGTGAAGGTGCAGCTGGATGCTCTGCCCTTCTTTGTTATCACCATGATCAAGATCATGCTCATTAACT CATTTGGTGCCATCCTGCAGGGCAGCCTATTCGGTCTGGCTGGCCTTCTGCCCGCTAGCTACACAGCCCCCATCATGAGTGGCCAGGGCCTGGCAGGCCTCTTCTCCTCGGTGGCTATGATCTGCGCCATTACCA GTGGCTCGGAACTGTCAGAAAGTGCCTTCGGCTACTTTATCACAGCCTGTGTCGTTATCATTTTGACCATCATCTGTTACCTGGGTCTTCCCCGCCTG GAATTCTACCGCTACTACCAGCAGCTCAAGCTCGAAGGGCCTGGGGAGCGGGAGATGAAGTTGGACCTCATTACCCAAG GAGAGGAGCCAAGAGCAGGCAAAGAAGAGTCCAGAGTTTCAGCCTCCAACTCTGAGCCCACCAACAAAAGCCACCCTATCCGAGCCATCCTCAAAAAC atctcagtcctggccttttctgtttgcttcatcTTCACTATCACCATTGGGATGTTTCCCGCTGTGACCGTTGATGTCAAGTCCAGCATCGCGGGCACCAGCAACTGGG GAGCCTACTTCATTCCTGTGTCCTGTTTCTTGACTTTCAATATCTTTGACTGGCTGGGCCGGAGCCTCACAGCTATAGTCATGTGG CCTGGAAAGGACAGCCGCTGGTTGCCAGGTCTGGTGCTGGCCCGGCTGCTGTTCGTGCCCCTGCTGATGCTATGCAACGTCCAGCCCCGCCAGCACCTGGCTGTGGTCTTTGAGCATGACGCCTGGTTCATCATCTTCATGGCCGCCTTTGCCTTCTCCAATGGCTACCTTGCCAGTCTCTGCATGTGCTTTGGGCCCAA GAAAGTGAAGCCAGCTGAGGCAGAGACAGCAGGAGCCATCATggccttctttctgtgtctgggcCTGGCACTGGGGGCTGTCTTCTCCTTCCTGTTCCGGGCAATTGTGTGA
- the SLC29A1 gene encoding equilibrative nucleoside transporter 1 isoform X3 — translation MGNLPPWFKAGCCQADLRRGQVPEGEISQPGKTKNTITMTTNHQPQDRYKAVWLIFFMLGLGTLLPWNFFMTATQYFTNRLDKSENMSLVTARPSKDIQASAAPAAHLPARNSLSAIFNNVMTLCAMLPLLLFTCLNSFLHQRIPQSVRILGSLVAILLVFLITAILVKVQLDALPFFVITMIKIMLINSFGAILQGSLFGLAGLLPASYTAPIMSGQGLAGLFSSVAMICAITSGSELSESAFGYFITACVVIILTIICYLGLPRLEFYRYYQQLKLEGPGEREMKLDLITQGEEPRAGKEESRVSASNSEPTNKSHPIRAILKNISVLAFSVCFIFTITIGMFPAVTVDVKSSIAGTSNWGAYFIPVSCFLTFNIFDWLGRSLTAIVMWPGKDSRWLPGLVLARLLFVPLLMLCNVQPRQHLAVVFEHDAWFIIFMAAFAFSNGYLASLCMCFGPKKVKPAEAETAGAIMAFFLCLGLALGAVFSFLFRAIV, via the exons ATGGGCAACCTGCCTCCCTGGTTTAAGGCCGGCTGTTGTCAAGCTGATCTCCGCAGGGGGCAG GTGCCAGAGGGAGAGATCAGTCAGCCAGGCAAAACCAAGAACACCATCACCATGACTACCAATCACCAGCCTCAGGACAG aTACAAAGCTGTCTGGCTTATCTTCTTCATGCTGGGTCTGGGGACACTACTACCCTGGAATTTTTTCATGACGGCCACTCAG TATTTCACAAATCGCCTAGACAAGTCCGAGAATATGTCCTTGGTCACTGCCAGACCGAGCAAGGATATCCAGGCCTCAGCTGCCCCCGCAGCACACTTGCCAGCGCGGAACTCTCTCAGTGCCATCTTTAACAATGTCATGACCTTATGTGCCATGCTGCCCCTGCTGCTCTTCACCTGTCTCAACTCCTTCCTGCATCAGAG GATCCCCCAGTCTGTACGGATCCTGGGCAGCCTGGTGGCCATCCTGCTGGTGTTCCTGATTACTGCCATCCTGGTGAAGGTGCAGCTGGATGCTCTGCCCTTCTTTGTTATCACCATGATCAAGATCATGCTCATTAACT CATTTGGTGCCATCCTGCAGGGCAGCCTATTCGGTCTGGCTGGCCTTCTGCCCGCTAGCTACACAGCCCCCATCATGAGTGGCCAGGGCCTGGCAGGCCTCTTCTCCTCGGTGGCTATGATCTGCGCCATTACCA GTGGCTCGGAACTGTCAGAAAGTGCCTTCGGCTACTTTATCACAGCCTGTGTCGTTATCATTTTGACCATCATCTGTTACCTGGGTCTTCCCCGCCTG GAATTCTACCGCTACTACCAGCAGCTCAAGCTCGAAGGGCCTGGGGAGCGGGAGATGAAGTTGGACCTCATTACCCAAG GAGAGGAGCCAAGAGCAGGCAAAGAAGAGTCCAGAGTTTCAGCCTCCAACTCTGAGCCCACCAACAAAAGCCACCCTATCCGAGCCATCCTCAAAAAC atctcagtcctggccttttctgtttgcttcatcTTCACTATCACCATTGGGATGTTTCCCGCTGTGACCGTTGATGTCAAGTCCAGCATCGCGGGCACCAGCAACTGGG GAGCCTACTTCATTCCTGTGTCCTGTTTCTTGACTTTCAATATCTTTGACTGGCTGGGCCGGAGCCTCACAGCTATAGTCATGTGG CCTGGAAAGGACAGCCGCTGGTTGCCAGGTCTGGTGCTGGCCCGGCTGCTGTTCGTGCCCCTGCTGATGCTATGCAACGTCCAGCCCCGCCAGCACCTGGCTGTGGTCTTTGAGCATGACGCCTGGTTCATCATCTTCATGGCCGCCTTTGCCTTCTCCAATGGCTACCTTGCCAGTCTCTGCATGTGCTTTGGGCCCAA GAAAGTGAAGCCAGCTGAGGCAGAGACAGCAGGAGCCATCATggccttctttctgtgtctgggcCTGGCACTGGGGGCTGTCTTCTCCTTCCTGTTCCGGGCAATTGTGTGA
- the SLC29A1 gene encoding equilibrative nucleoside transporter 1 isoform X2 — protein sequence MCTGGRGKLPAELADLSAEGVLPQQVPEGEISQPGKTKNTITMTTNHQPQDRYKAVWLIFFMLGLGTLLPWNFFMTATQYFTNRLDKSENMSLVTARPSKDIQASAAPAAHLPARNSLSAIFNNVMTLCAMLPLLLFTCLNSFLHQRIPQSVRILGSLVAILLVFLITAILVKVQLDALPFFVITMIKIMLINSFGAILQGSLFGLAGLLPASYTAPIMSGQGLAGLFSSVAMICAITSGSELSESAFGYFITACVVIILTIICYLGLPRLEFYRYYQQLKLEGPGEREMKLDLITQGEEPRAGKEESRVSASNSEPTNKSHPIRAILKNISVLAFSVCFIFTITIGMFPAVTVDVKSSIAGTSNWGAYFIPVSCFLTFNIFDWLGRSLTAIVMWPGKDSRWLPGLVLARLLFVPLLMLCNVQPRQHLAVVFEHDAWFIIFMAAFAFSNGYLASLCMCFGPKKVKPAEAETAGAIMAFFLCLGLALGAVFSFLFRAIV from the exons ATGTGCACAGGAGGGCGCGGGAAGCTGCCAGCAGAGCTCGCAGATCTCAGCGCAGAAGGAGTTCTTCCCCAGCAG GTGCCAGAGGGAGAGATCAGTCAGCCAGGCAAAACCAAGAACACCATCACCATGACTACCAATCACCAGCCTCAGGACAG aTACAAAGCTGTCTGGCTTATCTTCTTCATGCTGGGTCTGGGGACACTACTACCCTGGAATTTTTTCATGACGGCCACTCAG TATTTCACAAATCGCCTAGACAAGTCCGAGAATATGTCCTTGGTCACTGCCAGACCGAGCAAGGATATCCAGGCCTCAGCTGCCCCCGCAGCACACTTGCCAGCGCGGAACTCTCTCAGTGCCATCTTTAACAATGTCATGACCTTATGTGCCATGCTGCCCCTGCTGCTCTTCACCTGTCTCAACTCCTTCCTGCATCAGAG GATCCCCCAGTCTGTACGGATCCTGGGCAGCCTGGTGGCCATCCTGCTGGTGTTCCTGATTACTGCCATCCTGGTGAAGGTGCAGCTGGATGCTCTGCCCTTCTTTGTTATCACCATGATCAAGATCATGCTCATTAACT CATTTGGTGCCATCCTGCAGGGCAGCCTATTCGGTCTGGCTGGCCTTCTGCCCGCTAGCTACACAGCCCCCATCATGAGTGGCCAGGGCCTGGCAGGCCTCTTCTCCTCGGTGGCTATGATCTGCGCCATTACCA GTGGCTCGGAACTGTCAGAAAGTGCCTTCGGCTACTTTATCACAGCCTGTGTCGTTATCATTTTGACCATCATCTGTTACCTGGGTCTTCCCCGCCTG GAATTCTACCGCTACTACCAGCAGCTCAAGCTCGAAGGGCCTGGGGAGCGGGAGATGAAGTTGGACCTCATTACCCAAG GAGAGGAGCCAAGAGCAGGCAAAGAAGAGTCCAGAGTTTCAGCCTCCAACTCTGAGCCCACCAACAAAAGCCACCCTATCCGAGCCATCCTCAAAAAC atctcagtcctggccttttctgtttgcttcatcTTCACTATCACCATTGGGATGTTTCCCGCTGTGACCGTTGATGTCAAGTCCAGCATCGCGGGCACCAGCAACTGGG GAGCCTACTTCATTCCTGTGTCCTGTTTCTTGACTTTCAATATCTTTGACTGGCTGGGCCGGAGCCTCACAGCTATAGTCATGTGG CCTGGAAAGGACAGCCGCTGGTTGCCAGGTCTGGTGCTGGCCCGGCTGCTGTTCGTGCCCCTGCTGATGCTATGCAACGTCCAGCCCCGCCAGCACCTGGCTGTGGTCTTTGAGCATGACGCCTGGTTCATCATCTTCATGGCCGCCTTTGCCTTCTCCAATGGCTACCTTGCCAGTCTCTGCATGTGCTTTGGGCCCAA GAAAGTGAAGCCAGCTGAGGCAGAGACAGCAGGAGCCATCATggccttctttctgtgtctgggcCTGGCACTGGGGGCTGTCTTCTCCTTCCTGTTCCGGGCAATTGTGTGA
- the MYMX gene encoding protein myomixer isoform X2 — MPAPLLPLLLRVLLSRLLLPAARLARQYLLPLLRRLAHRLDSQDMREALLGCLLFILSQRHPPDAGEASRVDGLERKERARGR; from the exons ATGCCCGCACCACTGCTCCCGCTGCTGTTGCGAGTGCTGCTGTCTCGTCTGCTGCTGCCTGCTGCCCGCCTAGCCCGCCAGTACCTCCTGCCCCTGCTGCGCCGATTGGCCCATCGCCTGGACTCCCAGGACATGCGAGAGGCTTTGCTGGGTTGTCTGCTGTTCATTCTCAGCCAGAGACACCCGCCGGACGCTGGGGAGGCCTCCAGAGTGGACGGcttggagaggaaagagag GGCCAGGGGAAGATAG
- the MYMX gene encoding protein myomixer isoform X1, with protein MPAPLLPLLLRVLLSRLLLPAARLARQYLLPLLRRLAHRLDSQDMREALLGCLLFILSQRHPPDAGEASRVDGLERKERLGSPK; from the coding sequence ATGCCCGCACCACTGCTCCCGCTGCTGTTGCGAGTGCTGCTGTCTCGTCTGCTGCTGCCTGCTGCCCGCCTAGCCCGCCAGTACCTCCTGCCCCTGCTGCGCCGATTGGCCCATCGCCTGGACTCCCAGGACATGCGAGAGGCTTTGCTGGGTTGTCTGCTGTTCATTCTCAGCCAGAGACACCCGCCGGACGCTGGGGAGGCCTCCAGAGTGGACGGcttggagaggaaagagaggttAGGCTCCCCAAAATGA